One Dioscorea cayenensis subsp. rotundata cultivar TDr96_F1 chromosome 15, TDr96_F1_v2_PseudoChromosome.rev07_lg8_w22 25.fasta, whole genome shotgun sequence genomic region harbors:
- the LOC120277756 gene encoding uncharacterized protein LOC120277756, translating into MHGVAYALINSKPLESSPKQLELWVHANKVCRHTIISTLSNELFDVYCANKEAKEIWDSMIIKYIAKDSGKQKFVIGKYYRWEMTEDKDIKVQINEYHKLLEDLKLENIILQEEFVAGLLIEKLPHSWNDYKQQLKHKHKKLSFADLITHIIIEDTYRKECKAGKGKEITTNANLLQDKLHKPNKRYEKKHDFKPKPNNLTFKKKDNCFADDIIVVVISQVNLVANMKEWVIDSGATRHICANKDAFVSYTQVQEGEETVYLGDSRTASVLGKGKILLKLTSGKTLALSDILHIPNI; encoded by the exons ATGCATGGGGTTGCATATGCTCTCATTAATTCTAAGCCACTTGAGTCATCCCCCAAGCAATTGGAATTATGGGTTCATGCCAATAAGGTTTGTAGACACACAATTATTAGCACTCTTTCTAATGAACTGTTTGATGTATATTGTGCCAATAAGGAAGCGAAGGAGATATGGGACTCCATGATCATAAAATATATTGCTAAAGATTCtggaaaacaaaaatttgtcaTTGGAAAATACTATAGATGGGAGATGACAGAAGATAAAGACATTAAAGTGCAAATTAATGAGTACCACAAGCTACTGGAAGATCTCAAATTAGAGAACATTATTTTGCAAGAAGAATTTGTGGCTGGCCTGCTCATTGAGAAGCTGCCTCATTCATGGAATGACTACAAACAACAACTTAAGCATAAGCACAAGAAACTCTCATTTGCGGACTTGATTACACATATCATAATTGAAGACACCTATAGGAAAGAGTGCAAAGCTGGCAAAGGAAAGGAGATTACTACCAATGCCAACTTGCTGCAAGACAAGCTACACAAGCCAAACAAAAGGTATGAAAAGAAACATGATTTCAAGCCTAAACCTAACAACCTCACTTTCAAGAAGAAAGACAATTGTTTT GCAGATGACATAATTGTTGTGGTCATTTCTCAAGTAAACCTTGTGGCCAATATGAAAGAATGGGTGATAGACTCTGGCGCTACTAGGCATATTTGTGCAAACAAAGATGCTTTTGTGTCCTATACCCAAGTTCAAGAAGGGGAAGAAACAGTCTATCTTGGTGATTCACGAACTGCTTCTGTTCTTGGCAAAGGCAAAATCCTTCTCAAGCTAACATCTGGCAAGACTTTGGCATTGAGTGACATACTTCATATTCCTAACATTTGA